A genomic window from Streptomyces sp. NBC_01429 includes:
- a CDS encoding alpha/beta hydrolase family protein yields the protein MPRFSATPTVAVLTLALALPTAVAWPAAAVPTPTHASVAAYVRNDPGTRTSLPSPTGPYAVGRDTLHLVDHARRDPWVPKTARELMVGMFYPALPGTGTPAPYSTVREARLFLKSYGLEDVFPARTLSATVTSGRVGARPARGRYPLVVLSPGFGVSRFTLTGLAEELASRGYVVAAVDHAYESVGTAFPSGRTLTCVACAKAESEQDMEALTAGRGKDVSFLLDRLTGPHPAWRYAGLIDRNRIGMAGHSVGGASAAAAMAGDRRIRAGVNIDGAFHAAVPADGLGGRPFMMLGTDDGTHRPGGTDTSWDQAWDRLDGWKRWLTVAGATHYSFSDIPLFLDELGLSGTQSPQALSGSRALDITRAYVKAFFDLRLKHIPQPLLAGPTPAEPEVIFNNP from the coding sequence ATGCCCAGATTTTCTGCAACCCCGACCGTTGCCGTGCTCACGCTCGCCCTCGCGTTGCCGACCGCCGTCGCGTGGCCCGCCGCCGCGGTCCCGACCCCGACGCACGCGTCCGTCGCTGCTTACGTCCGCAACGACCCGGGCACCCGCACATCGCTGCCCAGCCCCACCGGCCCGTACGCGGTCGGCCGCGACACCCTCCACCTCGTCGACCATGCCCGCCGGGACCCGTGGGTGCCGAAAACGGCTCGTGAGCTGATGGTCGGCATGTTCTACCCCGCGCTCCCCGGCACCGGTACGCCGGCGCCGTACTCCACGGTGCGGGAGGCCCGGCTGTTCCTGAAGAGCTACGGGCTGGAAGACGTCTTCCCTGCTCGGACCCTGAGTGCCACGGTCACCAGCGGCCGCGTCGGCGCCCGGCCGGCCCGTGGCCGGTATCCCCTGGTGGTGCTCTCCCCGGGGTTCGGCGTCTCGCGCTTCACCCTCACCGGCCTCGCCGAGGAACTCGCCAGCCGCGGATATGTCGTTGCCGCGGTGGACCACGCCTACGAGTCGGTCGGCACCGCCTTCCCCAGCGGTCGGACGCTGACCTGCGTCGCGTGCGCGAAGGCCGAGAGCGAGCAGGACATGGAGGCCCTCACCGCCGGCCGGGGCAAGGACGTGTCCTTCCTCCTGGACCGGCTCACCGGGCCGCACCCGGCCTGGCGGTACGCCGGACTGATCGACCGGAACCGGATCGGCATGGCCGGTCACTCGGTCGGCGGCGCGAGCGCGGCGGCAGCCATGGCGGGCGACCGCCGTATCCGGGCGGGCGTCAACATCGACGGCGCCTTCCACGCCGCCGTGCCCGCCGACGGGCTCGGCGGCAGGCCGTTCATGATGCTCGGCACGGACGACGGGACGCACCGTCCCGGCGGCACGGACACGAGCTGGGACCAGGCGTGGGACCGGCTGGACGGCTGGAAACGCTGGCTGACCGTCGCCGGTGCGACGCACTACAGTTTCTCCGACATCCCCCTCTTCCTGGACGAACTCGGCCTGTCCGGCACGCAGTCACCGCAGGCCCTGTCCGGCAGCCGCGCACTGGACATCACCCGCGCGTACGTCAAGGCATTCTTCGACCTGCGGCTGAAGCACATCCCCCAGCCGCTGCTGGCCGGCCCGACACCGGCCGAACCAGAGGTCATCTTCAACAACCCGTAA
- a CDS encoding transposase, whose protein sequence is MVVKDYPPEFKADAVALYESRPDATIRSVAADLGINPETLRNCVRRPRWRLRTRPCGRRSASSRRRLSTGRPPAGPPEEVGGAAAGLRA, encoded by the coding sequence GTGGTCGTGAAGGACTACCCGCCGGAGTTCAAGGCGGACGCGGTCGCGCTGTACGAGTCGCGGCCCGACGCGACGATCAGGTCGGTCGCCGCCGATCTGGGGATCAATCCGGAGACGCTGCGAAACTGCGTCCGCCGTCCCCGCTGGAGGCTGAGAACGCGGCCTTGCGGAAGAAGGTCCGCGAGTTCGAGGAGGCGTCTGTCCACCGGCCGTCCACCGGCGGGGCCGCCAGAGGAGGTTGGTGGGGCCGCCGCGGGGCTGCGAGCGTAG
- a CDS encoding MFS transporter translates to MPRTGTVGSALCALAPGVGWLVAARVLQAAGAAALMPTSLALLLVNTLPERRPRAIRGWAAIGGIAAGLGPVVGGLLVEADWRWVFLVNVPVGVVGLVAGARLLPNARPDREGRLPDLVGAVLLTLAIGALALGLVKSDSWGWSSPKVLVSLLAAAALTAAFVLRSARHAAPIVELPMLRTPAFAAATVAALFFTAAFAAMLLTAVLWCQQVWGYSAIRTGLAIAPGPLVVPLLAVRSGPLVRRFGAGRTAALGCLLFAAGLAWWATVLGMDPHYATGLLPGMLLTGIGVGFALPNLVGAAVTALPPTRFATGSAVTTMARRTGSVLGVALMVTLLGTPATSDAALDVFRHGWWAAVATGSTGRGRSPCRVPAGRSDWAFMNAGRSPPARTLSPPAWPRRTRAAPRHGHRAGPPRCPVRPGDGKQPVAGILRGQQLRARQPAHRRAQVRAPTGCQPVGRGAEPGAPGRLRDAAPAPSGSLARRRRITEDTHVF, encoded by the coding sequence ATGCCCAGGACCGGCACAGTCGGCTCGGCGCTCTGTGCTCTCGCTCCTGGCGTCGGCTGGCTGGTCGCGGCCCGGGTTCTGCAGGCTGCCGGAGCCGCCGCCCTGATGCCGACCTCGCTCGCTCTGCTGCTGGTCAACACCCTGCCGGAGCGCCGCCCGCGGGCCATCCGCGGTTGGGCCGCGATCGGCGGGATAGCCGCCGGGCTCGGGCCGGTCGTCGGAGGTCTGCTCGTCGAAGCCGACTGGCGCTGGGTGTTCCTCGTCAATGTCCCGGTCGGAGTCGTCGGCCTGGTGGCCGGCGCGCGATTGCTGCCCAACGCCCGCCCGGACCGCGAGGGCCGCCTTCCGGACCTCGTGGGTGCCGTCCTGCTCACCCTCGCGATCGGAGCACTGGCACTTGGACTGGTCAAGTCGGACTCCTGGGGCTGGAGTTCCCCCAAGGTCCTCGTCTCCCTGCTGGCGGCGGCCGCCCTCACCGCCGCCTTCGTCCTGCGATCGGCCCGGCATGCCGCTCCGATCGTCGAGTTGCCGATGCTGCGTACCCCTGCCTTCGCCGCCGCGACCGTCGCGGCCCTGTTCTTCACGGCCGCGTTCGCGGCGATGCTGCTCACCGCGGTGCTCTGGTGCCAGCAGGTGTGGGGATACTCGGCGATCCGCACCGGGCTGGCCATCGCCCCGGGCCCGCTGGTCGTCCCGCTCCTCGCCGTCCGCTCCGGCCCCCTCGTCCGCCGCTTCGGTGCCGGCCGCACCGCCGCGCTCGGCTGCCTGCTGTTCGCCGCCGGACTCGCCTGGTGGGCCACCGTGCTCGGCATGGACCCGCACTACGCGACCGGGCTCCTCCCCGGCATGCTGCTCACCGGCATCGGTGTCGGCTTCGCCCTACCCAACCTGGTCGGCGCGGCCGTCACGGCGCTGCCGCCCACCCGCTTCGCCACGGGCTCGGCCGTCACCACGATGGCCCGCCGGACCGGTTCCGTCCTGGGCGTCGCGCTGATGGTCACCCTCCTCGGTACCCCCGCCACGTCGGACGCGGCCCTCGACGTGTTCCGCCACGGTTGGTGGGCGGCGGTCGCCACCGGCTCTACTGGCCGCGGCCGCAGCCCTTGCCGTGTCCCGGCCGGGCGGAGCGACTGGGCGTTCATGAACGCAGGGCGTTCACCGCCCGCCCGAACTCTCTCCCCCCCGGCATGGCCTCGGCGTACCCGGGCAGCCCCTCGTCACGGGCACCGAGCCGGGCCTCCCAGGTGTCCCGTCCGGCCAGGCGATGGCAAGCAGCCCGTTGCCGGCATACTGCGCGGTCAACAACTCCGGGCCCGACAGCCGGCTCATCGGCGTGCGCAGGTACGCGCACCGACCGGGTGTCAGCCCGTCGGCCGCGGCGCCGAGCCGGGCGCTCCGGGCCGTCTCAGGGATGCGGCCCCCGCGCCGTCCGGATCTCTGGCTCGGCGGCGCCGTATCACGGAGGACACGCACGTGTTCTGA
- a CDS encoding ATP-binding cassette domain-containing protein, translating to MIEAHGLTKRYGDKTAVADLSFAVRPGVVTGFLGPNGAGKSTTMRMILGLDAPTAGRVMVNGKHYAAHRAPLHEVGAMLEARSIHTGRSAFNHLLSLAATTGIPRSRVDEVIDIVGLRQVAGKRAGGFSLGMGQRLGIASALLGDPATVVLDEPVNGLDPEGVLWIRNLLKDLAAEGRTVLVSSHLMSEMAVTAEHLIVIGRGRLIADTSVGEFTRRAARNSVLVRSDEAERLRAALTGPDVAVAVAGRGMLEVTGLSSDRIGRIAADHGIALAELTPRQASLEEAFMELTRDAVEYQTPDRLPAGSGTEGRAA from the coding sequence ATGATCGAAGCCCACGGGCTCACCAAACGCTATGGGGACAAGACCGCTGTCGCGGATCTCAGCTTCGCCGTCCGGCCCGGTGTCGTCACCGGATTCCTCGGGCCGAACGGCGCCGGGAAGTCCACCACGATGCGGATGATCCTGGGACTGGACGCCCCGACCGCCGGCCGGGTCATGGTCAACGGAAAGCACTACGCCGCGCACCGCGCACCGCTCCATGAGGTCGGGGCGATGCTGGAGGCCCGTTCGATCCATACCGGACGTTCCGCTTTCAACCATCTGCTGTCGTTGGCTGCCACCACAGGCATCCCTCGCAGCCGGGTGGACGAGGTGATCGACATCGTCGGGCTGCGGCAGGTGGCCGGGAAGCGGGCAGGGGGCTTCTCACTGGGCATGGGCCAGCGGCTCGGTATCGCCAGTGCCCTGCTCGGCGACCCCGCCACCGTCGTCCTGGACGAGCCGGTGAACGGGCTCGATCCCGAAGGCGTGCTGTGGATCCGTAACCTGCTCAAGGACCTGGCCGCCGAAGGGCGAACGGTGCTGGTCTCCTCGCATCTGATGAGCGAGATGGCGGTGACCGCCGAGCACCTCATCGTGATCGGGCGCGGCCGGCTGATCGCCGACACCTCGGTCGGGGAGTTCACGCGGCGTGCCGCGCGCAATTCGGTGCTCGTACGCAGCGACGAGGCCGAGCGGCTGCGTGCGGCGCTGACCGGGCCGGATGTCGCCGTGGCGGTGGCCGGCCGGGGCATGTTGGAAGTCACCGGCCTGAGCAGCGATCGGATCGGCCGGATCGCCGCCGACCACGGGATCGCGCTCGCCGAGCTGACGCCTCGCCAGGCGTCGCTGGAGGAGGCGTTCATGGAGCTGACCCGTGACGCTGTCGAGTACCAGACCCCGGACCGGCTTCCGGCCGGTTCCGGCACCGAAGGACGTGCGGCATGA
- a CDS encoding SMI1/KNR4 family protein, protein MPAAPAALGYVEDLVGARLPEDFREFVTTIGDGAPGPYYGINSLTRAVEFVEKGWGPAVLGADSPLTGDVDFVELLGGPDDWDAHAALLDNDPAYAAGLDRLQATYLDEPWCNGRLPVADHACGDWLFLMLRGPRRGTVWADCLGNATGLYCLEVDFLTWYTRWLDDALDLASRGDTEPGNGDYPCLKYGDNPRYRPPPKRAPRSP, encoded by the coding sequence CTGCCCGCGGCCCCGGCTGCCCTCGGCTACGTTGAGGATCTTGTCGGCGCTCGCCTGCCTGAGGACTTCCGGGAGTTCGTCACCACGATCGGGGACGGCGCTCCCGGGCCCTACTACGGCATCAACTCGCTCACCCGGGCCGTGGAGTTCGTAGAAAAGGGCTGGGGTCCTGCCGTGCTCGGCGCGGACAGTCCGCTCACCGGCGACGTCGACTTCGTCGAGCTGCTGGGGGGACCGGACGACTGGGATGCCCACGCGGCTCTGCTGGACAACGACCCGGCCTATGCCGCCGGGCTTGACCGCCTGCAGGCGACGTATCTGGACGAGCCGTGGTGCAACGGCCGGCTTCCGGTCGCCGACCACGCTTGCGGGGACTGGCTCTTCCTCATGCTCCGCGGTCCGCGCCGGGGCACGGTGTGGGCCGACTGCCTGGGCAACGCCACAGGGCTGTACTGCCTTGAGGTCGATTTCCTCACCTGGTACACCCGATGGCTCGACGACGCCCTGGACCTCGCGTCCCGGGGCGATACCGAACCGGGCAACGGCGACTACCCGTGTCTCAAGTACGGAGACAACCCGCGCTACCGACCGCCCCCGAAGCGAGCACCTCGGTCGCCCTGA
- a CDS encoding SMI1/KNR4 family protein: MRPDLLLVRELIEESPEISVRQGAGVPAASIRAAESLVGTLPPSYRWWLTEYGSGTSAGARIATVAPPGTRSDGDDDITGGWRLDGDRLCFCAEPDGGDTYHFALDRQSGEEYAVVRRDPGSGQEELVADTFAGFLTTQVAVSNGLGTGPTSALARLWRSTPGVLLPNGVLIYGPHSILERNETYQVGEYAPDWVLIGDDSGGSGLFMRRHPCDRTSVYLLDLGAGEQDIDSCGVSEKLTDDLLDWLRHNGIQEGRANTEGAGES; the protein is encoded by the coding sequence ATGAGACCCGACCTGCTACTCGTCCGCGAGCTGATCGAGGAGTCGCCGGAGATCAGTGTCCGGCAAGGTGCCGGCGTGCCGGCCGCGTCGATCCGCGCGGCTGAGTCCCTCGTGGGCACGCTGCCGCCCTCGTACCGGTGGTGGCTGACGGAGTACGGCAGCGGCACATCGGCCGGTGCGCGGATCGCGACTGTTGCTCCACCCGGGACGCGTTCCGACGGGGACGACGACATCACCGGCGGGTGGCGCCTCGACGGGGACCGGCTCTGCTTCTGTGCCGAGCCCGATGGCGGTGACACCTACCACTTCGCGCTCGACCGGCAGTCGGGCGAGGAGTACGCGGTGGTCCGCCGCGACCCCGGGAGTGGCCAAGAAGAGCTGGTGGCGGACACCTTCGCGGGATTCTTGACCACTCAGGTCGCCGTGAGCAACGGACTCGGCACTGGGCCCACCTCCGCACTGGCCCGCCTCTGGCGATCGACGCCAGGGGTCCTGCTTCCCAACGGCGTGCTGATCTACGGCCCACACAGCATCCTTGAACGCAACGAGACCTACCAAGTAGGCGAATACGCGCCGGACTGGGTCCTCATCGGGGACGACAGCGGCGGCAGCGGCCTGTTCATGCGACGCCACCCCTGTGACCGGACATCGGTCTACCTCCTCGATCTCGGCGCCGGCGAGCAGGACATCGACAGCTGTGGCGTGAGCGAAAAGCTGACCGACGACCTCCTCGACTGGCTACGGCACAACGGGATCCAAGAGGGGCGCGCGAACACAGAAGGCGCCGGAGAATCCTGA
- a CDS encoding molybdopterin-dependent oxidoreductase produces the protein MAGLLRGGPPSGPTRPGFWRSPLRGPWLTSVLGAVLLVGITLMFVTGLLSYAAYNPDLGANDKTPERGWLGFYLFSWPTHPYWLYRLTQGVHVTLGIVLVPVLLAKLWSVIPKLFSWPPVTSVSHVLERLSLLLLVGGVLFEFVTGLLNIQLDYIFPGSFYLLHFYGAWVFIGAFVVHIAFRIPLMVRMLRSGGLRAELRGRSGEGGASLSDATGLVSPRPAASTMSRRGALGMVGAGSLVLFAVTVGQSIGGWLRPTALLAPHGQEPGPGPNGFQINKTAASVGIRAVDMGPAWRLVVRGGGRERVLTRAELLALPQHGAALPIACVEGWSTENQDWSGVRLADLAALVGLSHRPPGVFVQSAQLGGAFRATTLRDNQVRDPRSLLALRVNGADLSPDHGYPARIIVPANPGVHNTKWVTRLTFGENA, from the coding sequence CTGGCGGGGCTGTTACGGGGAGGACCGCCGTCCGGTCCGACCCGGCCGGGGTTCTGGCGCAGTCCGCTGCGCGGGCCCTGGCTGACATCCGTGCTCGGCGCGGTGCTGCTGGTGGGCATCACGCTGATGTTCGTCACCGGACTGCTCTCGTACGCCGCGTACAACCCCGACCTCGGTGCCAACGACAAGACCCCGGAGCGGGGCTGGCTGGGGTTCTACCTCTTCTCCTGGCCGACGCATCCGTACTGGCTCTACCGGCTCACGCAGGGTGTCCACGTCACGCTCGGTATCGTGCTGGTCCCGGTGCTGCTCGCGAAGCTCTGGTCGGTGATCCCGAAGCTGTTCTCCTGGCCTCCGGTCACGTCGGTCAGCCACGTGCTGGAGCGGCTGTCGCTGCTGCTGCTTGTGGGTGGGGTGCTGTTCGAGTTCGTCACCGGATTGCTCAATATCCAGCTGGACTACATTTTCCCCGGCTCCTTCTACCTGCTGCATTTCTATGGAGCCTGGGTCTTCATCGGCGCGTTCGTCGTCCATATCGCCTTCCGGATCCCTCTCATGGTCCGGATGCTGCGCAGCGGCGGTCTCCGCGCGGAACTGCGCGGGCGGTCCGGGGAGGGCGGCGCGTCCCTGTCGGATGCCACGGGTCTGGTCAGCCCTCGTCCGGCCGCGTCGACCATGTCCCGGCGTGGCGCGCTGGGGATGGTGGGGGCGGGCTCCCTGGTGCTGTTCGCGGTGACGGTGGGGCAGAGCATCGGGGGCTGGCTCCGGCCCACCGCTCTGCTCGCGCCACACGGTCAGGAGCCGGGGCCGGGGCCGAACGGGTTCCAGATCAACAAGACGGCGGCCAGTGTGGGTATCCGCGCCGTCGACATGGGTCCGGCCTGGCGTCTTGTCGTACGTGGCGGGGGGCGCGAGAGGGTCCTGACCCGTGCGGAGCTTCTGGCGCTGCCCCAGCACGGTGCGGCCCTGCCGATCGCCTGCGTGGAGGGGTGGTCCACCGAGAACCAGGACTGGAGCGGGGTTCGGCTGGCCGATTTGGCCGCGCTCGTCGGGCTCTCCCACCGCCCGCCCGGAGTCTTCGTGCAGTCCGCCCAGCTCGGCGGGGCCTTCCGCGCGACCACCTTGCGCGACAACCAGGTCCGCGACCCCCGTTCGCTGCTGGCTCTGCGGGTCAACGGCGCCGATCTGTCGCCTGATCACGGCTATCCGGCGCGGATCATCGTCCCGGCCAACCCGGGTGTCCACAACACCAAATGGGTCACCCGGCTGACCTTCGGGGAGAACGCGTGA
- a CDS encoding sensor histidine kinase produces the protein MTATAPATTRARRLWRTLARRARLLRARAQLPPVAVDSTLVSALFILTALAVRIDLYDRPWLLIFQAGLLLPLLWRRRAPLTVFAVVAAAAFAQWLVDVQLPADVALLIALYTVAAHAGRRQVLLAGAVSEAGILMASVRWSTEGRFLGAAVTLSVVATAVTVIGTNMRTRRAHLASVEDRAVRLERERDQRAQLAVAEERARIARDMHDIVSHNLSVMIALADAAVFAQYRTPDKTTTAMRQVSDSGRQALTEMRRFLGILRAGEPDALRHPMPGIAELRSLLDQVRAAGLPARLRLAGDPSHVPTAAQLTVYRLVQEALTNTLKHAPPGTRAEVRVHCSPESISIDVTDDGHGRTVRAPDPRHGHGIPGMRERTAVYGGTLRAGPLPGGGWRVSAHLDLNAAGTAGTGAA, from the coding sequence ATGACGGCGACCGCGCCCGCCACCACGCGGGCCAGGCGTCTGTGGCGCACCCTGGCCCGGCGGGCCCGGCTGCTGCGGGCGCGTGCCCAACTTCCGCCGGTGGCGGTGGACTCGACTCTGGTGTCCGCGCTCTTCATCCTCACCGCCCTGGCCGTCCGCATCGACCTGTACGACCGGCCCTGGCTCCTGATATTCCAGGCGGGCCTGCTCCTGCCCCTGCTGTGGCGGCGCCGGGCGCCCCTGACAGTGTTCGCCGTGGTGGCCGCGGCAGCCTTCGCCCAGTGGCTCGTCGACGTCCAGCTACCGGCCGACGTCGCCCTGCTGATCGCCCTCTACACGGTGGCCGCACACGCCGGCCGCCGGCAGGTGCTGCTGGCTGGTGCCGTTTCCGAAGCGGGAATCCTGATGGCCTCCGTGCGCTGGTCGACCGAGGGGAGGTTCCTGGGCGCGGCCGTGACCCTGAGCGTCGTAGCCACCGCGGTCACGGTCATCGGCACGAACATGCGCACCAGGCGTGCCCACCTCGCGTCCGTGGAGGACAGGGCGGTACGGCTGGAGCGTGAGCGCGACCAGCGGGCTCAGCTCGCGGTGGCTGAAGAACGGGCCCGTATCGCCCGAGACATGCACGACATCGTCAGCCACAACTTGTCCGTGATGATCGCACTCGCGGATGCCGCCGTCTTCGCCCAGTACCGCACCCCCGACAAGACGACCACCGCCATGCGGCAGGTCTCCGACAGCGGGCGGCAAGCCCTCACCGAGATGCGAAGATTCCTCGGGATCCTGCGTGCCGGGGAACCGGACGCACTGCGCCACCCGATGCCCGGCATCGCCGAACTGCGGTCCCTCCTCGACCAGGTGCGCGCTGCCGGGCTGCCGGCCCGCCTCCGTCTGGCAGGCGATCCCTCCCACGTCCCCACGGCCGCTCAACTCACCGTCTACCGCCTGGTACAGGAAGCCTTGACCAACACCCTCAAGCACGCTCCTCCCGGTACCCGCGCCGAGGTCCGGGTGCACTGCTCTCCCGAGAGCATCTCCATCGACGTCACCGACGACGGCCACGGACGCACCGTGCGGGCTCCCGACCCGCGGCACGGGCACGGAATCCCCGGTATGCGCGAGCGCACGGCCGTGTACGGCGGAACGCTGCGGGCCGGCCCGCTCCCGGGCGGCGGCTGGCGGGTCTCGGCCCACCTCGACCTGAACGCGGCCGGAACAGCGGGGACCGGTGCCGCATGA
- a CDS encoding ABC transporter permease, translated as MTTDTIPPFSAAGRGQLTQTRVLHSEWVKLRTLRSTFFTLLAAAVAMTGMGPLFSAVTAAHWSDMGTAERASVNPTALSLIGFFLAQLAVGVMGVLVVTGEYSTGMIRATFSAVPRRLPVLWAKAAVYAAVTWALMTATSLTAFLAGQALMSSTGAGASLSDPGVTRAVLGTGLYLTVVGLLSVAIGALVRKTAGGITAVFGLLLVLPELVRALPSSWADQVSPYLPSNAGHALAVLQSDPHTLAPWTGFTVFCLYAAVALGGAAVALKRRDA; from the coding sequence ATGACCACCGATACGATTCCCCCGTTCTCCGCCGCCGGGCGCGGCCAGCTCACCCAGACGCGGGTGCTGCACTCGGAATGGGTCAAACTCCGCACTCTGCGCTCGACGTTCTTCACGCTGCTCGCCGCCGCCGTGGCGATGACCGGGATGGGCCCGCTGTTCTCGGCCGTCACCGCCGCCCACTGGTCCGACATGGGCACGGCCGAGCGGGCGTCCGTCAACCCGACGGCACTGAGCTTGATCGGGTTCTTCCTGGCACAACTCGCGGTCGGCGTCATGGGCGTACTCGTGGTCACCGGGGAGTACTCGACCGGCATGATCCGCGCGACCTTCTCGGCGGTGCCGCGCCGGCTGCCGGTTCTGTGGGCGAAGGCCGCCGTATACGCGGCGGTGACCTGGGCCCTGATGACCGCCACGTCCCTGACGGCGTTCCTGGCCGGTCAGGCACTGATGTCCTCCACGGGCGCCGGAGCCTCGCTGAGCGACCCGGGTGTCACTCGCGCCGTCCTCGGTACCGGTCTGTATCTGACCGTTGTGGGGCTGCTGAGCGTCGCGATCGGCGCGCTGGTCCGAAAGACCGCAGGCGGCATCACCGCCGTCTTCGGTCTCCTGCTGGTCCTGCCGGAACTCGTCAGGGCCCTCCCGTCCTCCTGGGCCGACCAGGTCAGCCCGTACCTGCCGAGCAACGCCGGACACGCGCTGGCCGTCCTCCAGTCGGATCCGCATACCTTGGCGCCATGGACCGGATTCACGGTGTTCTGTCTGTACGCGGCTGTAGCGCTCGGCGGAGCCGCGGTTGCGCTGAAACGGCGGGACGCGTAG
- a CDS encoding response regulator transcription factor codes for MTIRILLADDEPLLRMAFTMVLEAQPDMEPVGEAGDGAEAVRLARLLRPDVVLMDVRMPGTDGIEATGRIIRDCPRTRVLVLTTFDLDEYAFAGLKAGASGFLLKNALPGELLAAIRSVAAGDAAVSPRITRRLLESFAHLLPVDREQVEDERLERLTAREREVLVEVARGLSNTEIAAALHLAEATVKTHLNRILTKLELRDRVQAVVFGYETRLIRPA; via the coding sequence ATGACGATCCGTATCCTGCTCGCCGACGACGAACCACTGCTGCGCATGGCGTTCACCATGGTCCTGGAGGCCCAGCCGGACATGGAGCCGGTCGGGGAGGCCGGCGACGGAGCCGAAGCCGTGCGACTTGCCCGACTGCTCCGCCCCGATGTCGTCCTGATGGATGTCCGGATGCCCGGTACCGACGGCATCGAGGCGACCGGCCGGATCATCCGGGACTGCCCGCGGACCCGGGTCCTCGTCCTCACCACCTTCGACCTCGACGAGTACGCCTTCGCCGGACTCAAAGCCGGGGCATCGGGCTTCCTCCTGAAGAACGCCCTGCCAGGGGAACTCCTCGCGGCCATCCGAAGCGTCGCCGCCGGCGACGCGGCGGTCTCCCCGCGCATCACTCGTCGCCTGCTGGAGAGCTTCGCCCACCTGCTCCCCGTAGACCGCGAGCAGGTGGAGGACGAGCGTCTGGAGCGGCTCACAGCACGCGAACGCGAAGTACTCGTCGAGGTGGCCCGCGGCCTGTCGAACACCGAAATCGCCGCCGCTCTGCACCTCGCGGAGGCCACCGTGAAAACACACCTGAACCGGATCCTGACGAAGCTGGAACTGCGCGACCGGGTGCAGGCCGTCGTCTTCGGCTACGAGACCCGGCTCATCCGCCCGGCATGA
- a CDS encoding SMI1/KNR4 family protein → MDGINGMDGMDGMQQIWARIETVLGRIAPKVLAAMPPGATEEEIGTAQAVMGVEFPEDVKVSYRCRNGLPGVLIGWHAALYSLGQMVNDWRERADDAGDPPEDDREADGVIRRDISWSAGWIPFIGIGNGDVICIDLDPPTPERRGQIIDWSHEGWRARYETAGLREFLREFASDLEADRYEVDDAGNKWSDNGLPLLSLKATG, encoded by the coding sequence ATGGACGGCATAAATGGCATGGACGGCATGGACGGCATGCAGCAGATCTGGGCGCGGATCGAGACCGTACTCGGGCGGATCGCCCCCAAGGTGCTGGCGGCGATGCCGCCCGGTGCCACCGAAGAGGAGATCGGGACGGCGCAGGCCGTGATGGGGGTGGAGTTTCCGGAGGACGTCAAGGTCTCCTACCGCTGCCGTAACGGACTGCCGGGGGTCCTGATCGGCTGGCATGCCGCCCTGTACTCGCTCGGCCAGATGGTGAACGACTGGCGTGAGCGGGCCGACGACGCGGGAGACCCGCCCGAGGACGATCGGGAGGCGGACGGCGTGATCCGCCGGGACATCTCCTGGTCCGCCGGGTGGATCCCCTTCATCGGCATCGGCAACGGTGACGTGATCTGCATCGATCTGGATCCACCCACTCCGGAGCGCCGAGGCCAGATCATCGACTGGTCGCACGAGGGCTGGCGGGCCCGGTACGAGACCGCCGGGCTGCGGGAGTTCCTGCGCGAGTTCGCCAGTGACCTGGAGGCCGACCGCTACGAAGTCGACGACGCGGGCAACAAGTGGAGCGACAACGGCCTGCCACTGTTGTCGTTGAAGGCCACCGGCTAA